Part of the Virgibacillus natechei genome is shown below.
GCCGCTTAAACCAATTAGTGCCAAAAAACTTCCGATTGTTTTTTTCAAAAAGGACCGTCTGTTCATTACTGTCAAACCTTTCTAATAAACCATTTTCAATCATAGCGGTGGCTAGCCAAACATGGGGTTTTGAACCCTACTATAAGATAGGGCGATGCGGCGTAACGGTAGTGCTATATTAAATAGACTGTATCATATATTTTAGTAAATCATTTAGTACGATTATAGCATGTATAATAGTAAAATTTTAGTGGGAAAACATTGTCATAATAACCTGTGATTTTTAAAAATTAATATAATTGAAAAACACATGCTATCCATATACACTTGTATGTGCACTTCAACATATATTATTATGGTATTGAAAAAGCTGATAAGCATATGTGTTTTTTAGTATATTGTACGGCACATACTAATACTTCATCAAAGGAATACTATATTAACGTTTTGCTTTTAACAAGATGCAAGGTCTAATCCATTCATTCAACTTATTTCTTCCTTAGAAGATGTTTCTTTCTGTCATATATGATAAAATAAAGATATAGGCATTATTGAAATGACTTTGATTAGTTGTAAATTCAAAAAGAATTGGAATAAAATTTAATCAAAAGGCGTTTAAGGGGGCGTGTTGTTATGAGTATAACACAAGATAAACAACTTACAGCTATAGCAGTTGGTGACTTGATGATTTCATCTGAAAAAGTTGCGCATGTGCAAGTAAATAATCCTCTAGAACATGCATTATTAGTATTAATAAAATCTGGGTATTCGGCTGTGCCAGTTCTGGATACTTCTTATAAATTAGTTGGCACAATTGGAAAAACAATTATTTTAAATGAAATATTAGGGTTAGAGCATATTGAAGTTGATAAACTTTCCGATATGCGAGTTGAGGAAGTAATGAATGATGATATACCTTCTATTTTAAAAGAAGAAACGTTTATGAAAGGATTAGATGCTACCATTAACCATCCCTTTGTATGTGTTGCTGATAAGGAAGGGTATTTTGATGGAATTCTAACCAGGAGAGCTATCTTAAAACAATTAAAGCGAGATATTTACACAACGAAGTCATAACATAAACATAGTTAATCATCCTTTCCCGAGAACGCAGGGGAGGGATGTTTTTTATTTGTTATTTGTGTGTTAAGAAGTTGAGCGAGAACCCCCTATATTTTCAAAATAAATAACCGCATATCTTTAAAGCCTCATGCAAAAACTATAAAGGGTTAACAAATTTAGAGGAGGCAATAAGGATGGCTCGTATTGGAGTAGAGGAATCATTAACGGATGTGAAAGATGCTTTAATGGAGATGGGGCACGAGGTAGTCGATTTACGAACGTCTGATGATACTGCTTATTGTGATTGCTGTATCATATCAGGTCAGGATAAAGATATGGCAGGAAATTCTACGACAAGTATAGCTGGACCTGTTATCAATGCACAGGGTAATAATGCAGATGAGGTTTGCGAAATGGTAAAAGAAAAATTAGGATAAATATATAAACCAATATGTTAAAACTGAATAACATACAAGAGGCTGATTCATGCTGAATTAGCCTCTTTAATTATTCAGGAGGGATAAAATGGTCAGATTAAGAGATCAATTGCCTGATCTAGACGGCGCAGTTAAATGGTTAAACAGCAAACCATTAAGGAAAGCTGATGTAATTGGTAACAAAGCTACATTTATTCATTTCTGGTCTGTAAGTTGTAATAAGTGTAAAAGGGATTTGCCTAAAATAAATAGCCTAAGAGATGAATACAAAGAGCATCTTAATGTAATTGCAGTTCATATGCCACGTTCTGAAGAAGATTTAGATATTGATCAGGTGCGGAGTATTGCAAAACAACATTCTATTTCACATCCAATTCACATAGATAGTGAACAGAAACTAACCGATGCTTTTCGTATTAAATTTGTTCCTGCGTATTATATTTTTGATTCAGAAGGGAAATTAAGGCACTCTCAAGGTGGCGGTGGAGGGCTGAATTTACTAAAGAAAAGAATAGATCGTATTGTAAATTTAAAAAACAAATAAATGGTAATACTGCTTTCTGTTAACTGCCTAACAAAGCAAAGAACGCTTTCTAAGAATCCCTTTAACGAATGCCAAGTTTTCTAAACAAAAGATCTATAGTTTGCGGCGTAGTGTAAGCTAAACGTAAAGAGCTTCATAAAGACGCTTGTGAATAAAAAGACCGTAGAAGAACTTATAGTTTTTCAGTCAACAAGGTTAGATTTCTATATTAAAAAAGACGGCTTAAATTCACTTTTTGAATTTTAAGTCGTCTTTTTATAGTCGAGACTTAACGCCCCACTAAACAAATGGGTTATTTTAGCAAATAGGGGAGTATAAGCTTACCCTTGCTTAAAACCGTCACATTCTGGGACTGCGCGTAAATGCTCGTCCCACTGAAAAGCTAGACGCATGTCTTTTTTCTGATTTTTCTTTTAATAATGTAGGTCAGAAAAAATTAAAAGAATTTAATGAAAATAGTGGAAATTCATTTCGGAAACCGTTATATTAGTAATTACTGTGACTGAAAAGTTTAAATTCGAGGAGGTAAAAATTTGGAAACATTTATAAAATTGAAGCAATTTTATTGGCCATATAGGAAGTACTTCTTTTTATCGCTGTTTTTTTTGGTTTTTGTGACCTCCATTACAGTTGTATATCCAATCGTACTTCAAATAACGATAGATGAAGTGGTATTACAGGATAGGTATTCATTAATACCCTATATTGCAATCGCATTTTTTATATTGATGCTTATTAAAGGAATAGCAACATACTTTCATCAATTTTTAGGTGATCTATTTGGAATAACCGCTGTTTATAAAGTGCGAGATGCATTGTATGAGAAGCTTCAGGTATTATCATTTAGGTATTATGATAATGCAAAAACGGGGGACATAATGTCACGTTTGACTGCAGATGTAGAAGGATTTCGTTTTTTTCTTTCAGCTGGATTTTCGGAGCTTATTCGTATAACATTGCTGATCCTTTTTAGTCTAGGTGTGATGTTTTATTTCTCTATCCCACTCGCACTAGTAACAATGGCAGCGATGCCGTTTTTAATTGTAGTTGTCTATAAGTTTGATCAACGTGTACATCCAGCATTCAGAAAGATTAGAAAGTCGTTTGGGCGTTTAAATACCCGTGTACAGGAAAATGTGAGTGGAATGAATACGGTTAAATCGTTGTCGAGAGAAGACTTTGAAATTGGTAGATTTTCTGCAAGCAACGATAATTACCGTCAGAATTATATAAATACATCTAATATCTGGTCCAGGTATTTTCCGCTAATGGAATTTATAGGAAACTTCTGTGCTGTTGTTTTACTTGCATTCGGTGGATTTTTAGTAATTAATAATAGTCTTGGACTAGGTGAATTAGTCGCTTTTTTCAGTCTGGTTTGGTATATATTAGGCCCACTGATGAATTTAGGATTTGTTGTTAACCAATTTTCTCAAGCAAAAGCTTCTGGTGAAAGGTTACTTGAGATTCTGGATGCAAAGGAAGATATTATTGAAAAACAAGATGCTATAGACGCTCTCATTCAAGGGCATGTAACGTTTAACAATGTGTCTTTAACTTATACGCAAAACGATGACTCCGCATTAAAAGATATTAATTTCGACGCTCCACCTGGGAAGGTTATTGGGTTGATTGGTGCAACTGGTTCGGGTAAAACAAGCATTACTCAGTTAATTACTCGTTTTTATGAGCCTGAAGAAGGAGAAGTATTGGTTGATGGAAGGCCTGTTTCTGATTATAAATTAAAAGCTTTACGCATGGGCATTGGTTTTGTTTTACAGGAACCGTTTTTATTTTCTACTACGATTCGTGAAAATATAGCGTATGGTAATCCAGAAATGTCAGATGAACAAATTATCGATGCCGCCAAAAGAGCCCAGGCGCATGATTTTATTATGGAGATGCCAAAAGGGTATGACACACTTTTGGGTGAACGTGGTATGGGATTATCTGGTGGACAAAAGCAGCGTATTGCAATAGCCCGTGCTATTTGTATTAACCCGAGTATTCTAGTACTTGATGATGCCACATCTGCTGTTGATATGGAAACGGAATTTAAGATACAAAAGGCACTAAAAGAGGTAATGAGGAGTCGAACGACTTTTATCATTGCACATCGTATTTCATCGATAAAACATGCTGATGAAATACTGGTGCTGGAAGAAGGAAAAGTAGTTGAGCGTGGTACACATGATCAATTATTAAAAAATACCGGTCCTTATCAGCGTATCTATAATATTCAATATCAAGATCGTGAAGAAATCATGAGTACGATGACTAATTAATAAGGGGGGTAAAAGAGTGGCAAATACAAATGTTAAACAAGAAACTAGCCCGCATCTAAAGCGATTTCATTATACAGTTGATCAAGCTGTCGAAAAGCAGTTTAATTGGAAGCAGATGTTACGACTGCTTGTATACTTAAAACCATATTCAAGAACGTATTTACTAGGTGCAATTATTGCCATGTTACTGTCAACTGCTATTCGATTGGCTGTACCGATTATAATTGGTAAGGTAGCTATAGATGTTGCCATTAATAATCAAGATACCACAATGCTTACCTACCTTGTGGCTTTAATAGGGGTTTTATATCTACTAAGCTATGTAGGAAATATATATCGTATTAAATGGGTAAATATTCTAGGGCAGAATGTGATTTATGATTTACGTCAGCATTTATTTTCGC
Proteins encoded:
- the cbpB gene encoding cyclic-di-AMP-binding protein CbpB, producing MSITQDKQLTAIAVGDLMISSEKVAHVQVNNPLEHALLVLIKSGYSAVPVLDTSYKLVGTIGKTIILNEILGLEHIEVDKLSDMRVEEVMNDDIPSILKEETFMKGLDATINHPFVCVADKEGYFDGILTRRAILKQLKRDIYTTKS
- a CDS encoding YkuS family protein, which encodes MARIGVEESLTDVKDALMEMGHEVVDLRTSDDTAYCDCCIISGQDKDMAGNSTTSIAGPVINAQGNNADEVCEMVKEKLG
- a CDS encoding redoxin domain-containing protein; translated protein: MVRLRDQLPDLDGAVKWLNSKPLRKADVIGNKATFIHFWSVSCNKCKRDLPKINSLRDEYKEHLNVIAVHMPRSEEDLDIDQVRSIAKQHSISHPIHIDSEQKLTDAFRIKFVPAYYIFDSEGKLRHSQGGGGGLNLLKKRIDRIVNLKNK
- a CDS encoding ABC transporter ATP-binding protein yields the protein METFIKLKQFYWPYRKYFFLSLFFLVFVTSITVVYPIVLQITIDEVVLQDRYSLIPYIAIAFFILMLIKGIATYFHQFLGDLFGITAVYKVRDALYEKLQVLSFRYYDNAKTGDIMSRLTADVEGFRFFLSAGFSELIRITLLILFSLGVMFYFSIPLALVTMAAMPFLIVVVYKFDQRVHPAFRKIRKSFGRLNTRVQENVSGMNTVKSLSREDFEIGRFSASNDNYRQNYINTSNIWSRYFPLMEFIGNFCAVVLLAFGGFLVINNSLGLGELVAFFSLVWYILGPLMNLGFVVNQFSQAKASGERLLEILDAKEDIIEKQDAIDALIQGHVTFNNVSLTYTQNDDSALKDINFDAPPGKVIGLIGATGSGKTSITQLITRFYEPEEGEVLVDGRPVSDYKLKALRMGIGFVLQEPFLFSTTIRENIAYGNPEMSDEQIIDAAKRAQAHDFIMEMPKGYDTLLGERGMGLSGGQKQRIAIARAICINPSILVLDDATSAVDMETEFKIQKALKEVMRSRTTFIIAHRISSIKHADEILVLEEGKVVERGTHDQLLKNTGPYQRIYNIQYQDREEIMSTMTN